In Gemmata obscuriglobus, a single genomic region encodes these proteins:
- the pabB gene encoding aminodeoxychorismate synthase component I: MPVPPDAPLAVELIPAPSPWAVARKLSHLPHLLFLDSAEEHTERGRYSYVAADPRVTLLTQPPAGGETNGNEGESGTPFDPLERAKLRLRQCALTTVSDLPPFQGGLAGCFGYGYGRSLERLPQTRYDEFRVPDVVLGFYDWVFSYDHTSRRAWLVSSGFPFAPGDRSQRVERAAARLQEALQVLRTDQSERASHLPRLGERIDPAPQYALPGFPGVTSNFDRAGYEDAVRRAVEYIHAGDCFQVNLSQRLLAPLREHPLELYGRLRRLNPAPFGGYFDLGDYQLLSASPERFLRVHADGAVETRPIKGTRRRGRTPEEDAALVRDLVTSPKDRAENVMIVDLLRNDIGKVSVFGSVRVPRVCELETFRFVHHLVSEVRGKLKPEVGPLDLLTASFPGGSVTGAPKVRAMEIIAELEPTARGPYCGCLGWVGFDGAMDTNILIRTFTAGGGWVQFPVGGGIVADSDPAREYEETLHKAAGLLRSL; this comes from the coding sequence GTGCCCGTCCCTCCCGATGCCCCACTGGCGGTGGAACTGATCCCCGCCCCGAGCCCGTGGGCCGTCGCACGGAAGCTGTCACACCTTCCGCACCTTCTCTTCCTTGACAGCGCCGAGGAACACACTGAGCGTGGGCGGTATTCATACGTTGCGGCCGACCCGCGTGTCACTTTACTCACCCAACCGCCGGCGGGTGGAGAAACGAACGGGAACGAGGGGGAAAGTGGTACGCCGTTTGACCCGCTGGAGCGAGCGAAACTTCGCCTCCGTCAGTGCGCTCTCACGACGGTATCGGATCTGCCCCCGTTTCAGGGCGGGCTGGCCGGTTGTTTCGGCTACGGGTACGGGCGCTCGCTGGAGCGTCTTCCCCAGACCCGGTACGACGAGTTCCGGGTTCCCGACGTTGTGCTCGGCTTTTACGACTGGGTCTTCAGTTACGACCACACGTCACGCCGGGCGTGGCTGGTTTCGTCCGGTTTTCCGTTCGCGCCCGGTGACCGCTCGCAACGTGTTGAACGAGCCGCGGCACGCCTTCAAGAGGCGTTGCAGGTGCTGCGCACAGACCAGTCGGAGCGAGCGTCCCACTTGCCCCGATTGGGCGAGCGAATCGACCCCGCCCCACAGTACGCGCTGCCGGGTTTCCCGGGGGTGACGAGCAACTTCGACCGCGCCGGGTACGAGGACGCGGTGCGCCGGGCGGTCGAGTACATTCACGCCGGTGACTGCTTCCAGGTGAACCTGTCGCAGCGGCTGCTCGCCCCGCTCCGCGAGCACCCGTTGGAGTTGTACGGCCGGTTGCGGCGCCTCAACCCCGCACCGTTCGGCGGGTACTTCGATCTGGGCGACTACCAGCTTCTCAGCGCGTCACCGGAACGGTTCTTGCGGGTACACGCCGACGGCGCGGTTGAAACGCGGCCGATTAAGGGCACACGCCGGCGCGGGCGGACCCCTGAAGAAGATGCGGCCCTCGTTCGCGACCTCGTCACGAGTCCGAAAGACCGGGCCGAGAACGTGATGATCGTGGACCTGCTCCGCAACGACATCGGAAAGGTGTCGGTGTTCGGCTCGGTGCGGGTGCCGCGGGTGTGCGAACTGGAAACGTTCCGGTTCGTCCACCACCTGGTTTCCGAGGTGCGAGGGAAGTTGAAGCCCGAGGTCGGGCCGCTCGATCTCCTGACGGCATCGTTTCCCGGTGGGAGCGTGACCGGGGCGCCAAAGGTGCGGGCGATGGAGATCATCGCGGAGTTGGAGCCGACGGCTCGCGGCCCGTACTGCGGGTGCCTGGGGTGGGTCGGGTTCGACGGGGCGATGGACACGAATATCCTGATCCGCACGTTCACCGCGGGGGGCGGGTGGGTGCAGTTCCCGGTCGGGGGCGGGATCGTCGCCGACAGCGACCCCGCCCGCGAGTACGAAGAGACCCTCCACAAAGCCGCCGGCTTGCTACGAAGTTTGTGA
- a CDS encoding DUF447 domain-containing protein has protein sequence MSLPALDPGARPETRAVLMILEALVTTTDADGGLHLAPMGPWVTDDFTRFTLRPFPTSNTYQNLVRRPEGVLHVTDDVLLLARAAVGQLPEAPPARPAECVSGFVLEDCCRYFEFVVRSADASGPRVRLEAEVVRAGRVRDFFGFNRAKHAVVEAAILATRLHLIPLAEVAVEFAKLRVIVGKTGGPAEHRAMEMLETKLREAEGRR, from the coding sequence ATGTCGCTGCCGGCGCTCGACCCGGGCGCGAGACCTGAAACGCGGGCCGTGCTAATGATCCTCGAAGCGCTCGTCACCACCACCGACGCCGACGGGGGCTTGCACCTCGCGCCGATGGGACCCTGGGTTACGGACGACTTCACGCGCTTCACGCTCCGCCCGTTCCCGACCTCCAACACCTACCAGAACCTGGTGCGCCGGCCCGAAGGCGTGTTGCACGTCACCGACGACGTGCTGCTGCTCGCGCGGGCGGCGGTCGGGCAACTGCCCGAGGCGCCGCCCGCGCGCCCGGCCGAGTGCGTGAGCGGCTTCGTGCTCGAAGACTGCTGCCGGTACTTCGAGTTCGTGGTCCGGTCGGCGGACGCGAGCGGCCCGCGGGTGCGTCTCGAGGCCGAGGTGGTGCGGGCCGGGCGGGTGCGCGACTTTTTCGGGTTCAACCGGGCGAAGCACGCGGTCGTGGAGGCCGCCATACTCGCGACCCGGCTCCACCTGATACCATTGGCCGAAGTGGCCGTCGAGTTCGCCAAACTCCGCGTGATTGTGGGCAAGACCGGCGGGCCGGCGGAGCACCGGGCGATGGAGATGCTGGAAACGAAACTGCGCGAAGCAGAGGGGCGCCGATGA
- a CDS encoding DUF4272 domain-containing protein has product MAQEPINIFARIADPAGVAAFLREHAPRVELDGPDGTWENAVVTFGRGRSEQVLTFRHSAEYYSEPGWSDQMAGMRGYFARFPDTPRKEKVLLLTTTFRFSLGTLFEPDFDPDGDPRLSLLFALTQALDGVLFTPSGLRDASGRVLFSARGEEGEDPGAEWPKVHGSVSLDSPLGAAMHDASRPRAADEGPPEGAAPPAPGRVARRALALTAVTARAILEQDDPQSETVQRTYADLLAWVGEIGIDPEFEPPEREVLHRPLGQLTGRQQADATWRLEGLVVLAWALKRYEIPPHDEVVPLNPLWCSLGLLNAGDAQDLLARPELRSREEISALRNRQFAVHWRLRDQYLAPKPMDFAAFARTCRFGPLDITGLPLVEGDLAIGGERIDRAPPERFRAALSTALERHVAANWLWEGPETYSEASSAT; this is encoded by the coding sequence ATGGCCCAAGAACCGATCAACATCTTCGCCCGCATCGCGGACCCGGCGGGCGTCGCCGCGTTCCTGCGTGAGCACGCCCCGCGGGTCGAACTCGACGGCCCCGACGGCACCTGGGAGAACGCGGTCGTCACGTTCGGGCGCGGCCGATCGGAGCAAGTTCTGACATTCCGCCACAGCGCCGAGTACTACAGCGAACCGGGCTGGTCGGACCAAATGGCCGGGATGCGCGGGTACTTTGCGCGGTTCCCCGACACGCCCCGCAAAGAGAAGGTGCTGCTCCTCACCACCACGTTCCGGTTCTCGCTCGGCACCCTCTTCGAGCCGGACTTCGACCCCGACGGCGACCCGCGCCTGTCCCTCCTCTTCGCCCTCACCCAGGCCCTCGACGGCGTGCTGTTCACGCCGTCCGGTTTGCGCGACGCGAGCGGCCGGGTGCTCTTCAGCGCCCGCGGGGAAGAGGGCGAAGACCCCGGCGCCGAGTGGCCGAAAGTGCACGGATCGGTGTCGCTGGACAGCCCGCTCGGGGCGGCGATGCACGACGCCTCGCGCCCGCGGGCCGCGGACGAAGGGCCGCCGGAAGGCGCCGCCCCGCCCGCCCCGGGCCGGGTCGCCCGGCGGGCACTCGCACTGACCGCCGTCACCGCCCGCGCGATCCTCGAACAGGACGACCCGCAGTCTGAAACCGTCCAGCGAACTTATGCGGACCTGCTGGCGTGGGTCGGGGAGATCGGCATCGACCCGGAGTTCGAGCCGCCCGAGCGCGAGGTGCTCCACCGCCCGCTCGGACAGTTGACCGGCCGGCAGCAGGCCGACGCCACCTGGCGCCTCGAAGGGCTGGTCGTGCTCGCGTGGGCTCTGAAGCGGTACGAGATCCCGCCGCACGACGAGGTGGTGCCGCTCAACCCGCTCTGGTGCAGCCTCGGGTTGCTCAACGCCGGTGACGCACAGGACCTGCTCGCCCGGCCCGAGTTGCGGTCGCGGGAGGAGATCAGCGCGCTCCGCAACCGGCAGTTCGCGGTCCACTGGCGGCTGCGGGACCAGTACCTCGCGCCGAAGCCGATGGACTTCGCGGCGTTCGCCCGGACGTGCCGGTTCGGCCCGCTCGACATCACCGGGCTGCCGCTGGTGGAGGGCGATCTGGCGATCGGGGGCGAGCGCATCGACCGCGCCCCCCCAGAGCGGTTCCGCGCGGCGCTGAGCACGGCCCTGGAGCGACACGTCGCCGCCAACTGGCTCTGGGAGGGGCCGGAAACGTACTCCGAAGCCAGTTCGGCGACCTGA
- a CDS encoding Beta-ribofuranosylaminobenzene 5'- phosphate synthase (mptG): MIRVVAPSRLHAGLFHVPGAGAPPAGERAFGGVGLMVDLPGVVVTARPAAGWQFEGALASRAQVFAMRFLRSVPEDRLRPQQVLIERAPAEHTGLGVGTQLGLAVAKVLAVAHGEAGLPSPDLAARVGRGERSAIGVHGFDHGGLLVDAGKLPGEPVSPLLARVDLPDEWRVVVFTPSVAGGWHGARERHAFSVAAGGAPDALRRLAHETLLPAARAGDSDAFGDALYEFNRKAGEPFAAAQGGVYASPEVEALVADLRSRGVRGVSQSSWGPTVFALAPDADTALSLVLRFRGRVPCFVARPSSGHRVERE; the protein is encoded by the coding sequence ATGATTCGCGTGGTTGCGCCGAGCCGGCTGCACGCCGGGCTGTTTCACGTGCCCGGCGCGGGCGCGCCGCCGGCCGGCGAGCGGGCGTTCGGCGGCGTCGGGCTGATGGTGGACCTGCCCGGCGTGGTGGTGACGGCGCGCCCCGCCGCGGGGTGGCAGTTCGAAGGGGCGCTCGCCAGCCGCGCGCAAGTGTTCGCGATGCGGTTCCTGAGGTCCGTGCCCGAAGACCGCCTCCGCCCGCAACAGGTGCTGATCGAGCGCGCCCCGGCGGAGCACACGGGGCTCGGCGTGGGAACGCAGTTGGGCCTCGCGGTGGCGAAGGTGCTGGCGGTGGCGCACGGGGAAGCAGGACTGCCCTCGCCCGATCTGGCGGCACGGGTGGGGCGCGGCGAGCGGTCCGCCATTGGGGTTCACGGGTTCGATCACGGCGGGCTGCTGGTAGACGCCGGCAAACTGCCCGGCGAACCGGTGTCTCCGCTGCTGGCGCGGGTCGATTTGCCGGACGAATGGCGGGTCGTGGTGTTCACCCCTTCCGTCGCGGGCGGCTGGCATGGGGCGCGCGAGCGGCACGCGTTCTCGGTTGCGGCGGGCGGCGCCCCGGACGCGCTGCGGCGTCTCGCCCACGAGACGCTCCTGCCGGCGGCGCGGGCCGGAGATTCGGACGCGTTCGGCGACGCGCTGTACGAGTTCAACCGGAAGGCCGGGGAGCCGTTCGCCGCGGCGCAGGGCGGGGTGTACGCCTCGCCCGAGGTGGAGGCGCTGGTCGCCGACCTGCGGTCGCGGGGCGTCCGCGGGGTGAGCCAGAGTTCGTGGGGGCCGACCGTGTTCGCGCTCGCGCCGGACGCCGACACCGCCCTCTCGCTGGTGCTCCGGTTCCGCGGCCGGGTGCCGTGCTTCGTGGCGCGCCCGTCCAGCGGGCACCGCGTGGAACGCGAGTAA
- a CDS encoding TlpA family protein disulfide reductase, which yields MRFLCAAALSLSVGLWFAFAQDQARAEKLATQKKRFEEENKDLSERLQKAKSPDDARAIQAEVRELALLTAGKVLVIAEDDPKDAVGFEAAAFVLQIAGNAGAGGDDVAKAIALLAEHHAANPKMKDLLVSAMRVGASGDKLLKAVAAGGSDKESKAVAMFLRGYALARTVDEEDDDKKLADVVKQAVALFEAAAKEAPDAKVGSGGTVSKFAAQEIKGLNALLNLGVGKAAPDVESLTLDDKKVKLSSSKGKVVLLDVWATWCPPCRAMIPHERQMVKRLEGKPFELISVSVDDKKETLQKFLEKEPMPWTHWWDNGPETAILKTYRVRGFPTLYLIDHTGVVRHKWSGAPDDKELDRAVDELVKAAVAAKG from the coding sequence ATGCGCTTCCTTTGCGCGGCCGCGCTGTCGCTGTCGGTCGGATTGTGGTTCGCATTTGCTCAGGACCAGGCCCGGGCCGAGAAACTGGCGACACAAAAGAAACGGTTCGAGGAGGAAAACAAGGACCTGTCCGAGCGGCTCCAGAAGGCCAAGAGCCCGGACGACGCCCGGGCGATCCAGGCCGAGGTGCGCGAGCTGGCCTTGCTCACCGCGGGCAAGGTGCTCGTGATCGCCGAGGACGACCCGAAGGACGCGGTCGGGTTCGAGGCCGCGGCGTTCGTGCTCCAGATCGCGGGTAACGCCGGGGCCGGCGGGGACGACGTGGCGAAGGCGATCGCGCTGCTCGCCGAGCACCACGCCGCGAACCCGAAGATGAAGGACCTGCTCGTTTCCGCGATGCGGGTCGGCGCGTCCGGCGACAAACTGCTCAAGGCCGTGGCCGCCGGCGGCAGCGACAAGGAGTCAAAAGCCGTCGCGATGTTCCTCCGCGGGTACGCCCTGGCGCGGACCGTGGACGAAGAGGACGACGACAAGAAACTGGCGGACGTGGTGAAGCAGGCGGTCGCGCTGTTCGAGGCGGCGGCGAAAGAGGCCCCGGACGCCAAGGTCGGCAGCGGCGGCACCGTGTCGAAGTTCGCGGCGCAGGAGATCAAGGGGCTGAACGCGCTACTGAATCTGGGGGTCGGTAAAGCCGCCCCGGACGTGGAGTCCCTGACGCTCGACGACAAGAAGGTGAAACTATCAAGCTCCAAGGGTAAGGTGGTGCTGCTCGATGTGTGGGCCACGTGGTGCCCGCCGTGCCGGGCGATGATCCCGCACGAGCGGCAGATGGTGAAGCGGCTGGAGGGCAAGCCGTTCGAACTCATCAGTGTGAGCGTCGATGACAAGAAGGAGACGCTGCAAAAGTTCCTGGAGAAGGAGCCGATGCCCTGGACGCACTGGTGGGACAACGGGCCGGAAACGGCCATCCTCAAGACGTACCGCGTCCGCGGGTTCCCGACGCTGTACCTGATCGACCACACCGGTGTGGTGCGGCACAAGTGGTCTGGCGCGCCCGACGACAAGGAACTCGACCGGGCGGTCGACGAACTCGTGAAGGCCGCCGTAGCGGCAAAAGGTTGA